The genome window TCATCTCAAACCAGAGATCTGATGATTCGTTTTCTCTCACACAACAAAATTATGGCAACACATGCCACcagttttaacaaaataaaccaAGATACTCCTAATGTAGAAATTCAAGCCTGTGCGTTGTGTGAATGGTCCCAGGGCAGAGGTGTAGGTGTGTAGGCAGCACTCAGGTCAGACATTCcagaaaatgcaaattaaaattGAAATCATTTGCAAATACAACAGAACGACAAAGGGTAAGTCAGGTCAACAGAGGTGTAACCCACGTCAGGTAAAGACTAGTAGAAATTATGACTAAAAAGTTCCACCCCATTCCTCTCATCTCAAGAGATGAATCCAAGGAATGTTTTATTTCGTGACGGTGTTGAGCCCTGCCACCTCCCaccatttaaaacataaaatgaactGTGTAGTGCTTCCAGGTCAAAGTTACTGACCTTCTGTAGCAGGTAAGAGGCACACAGAGCAAACACCTGTGAAAATGGTTCAGGTAGGAGTTGAGTTTACGTCCACAAATGGAGCAGGCTTTAGCACTGAATTAATTATCAGCcgtttaatataaaaaaaaactgtgggtAGCATTAGTGTGGGAAAAGTCTAACGGACTGAAATTACAATAATGCTAAAATTCTGAAAGGCAAAAGTTCATCACAAAAAGCATTTGGTTGGAGCCCTGATCAAACTGTAAAACCACACTGATCCAATGTAACAATTCAAAGACATCAGTCATCTTCAGTCTGTACAGAACATGTAACATAATGCTTTCATCAAGGTTTGATCTACGAGAGCACTGTTGGTGGTTTCTCTGAACCCCTGATTCAAacagttttatatattttgaaaataaaccATGAGGATGTTGAAAGGGGTTGATTCTCACTGTAGCAGTTCTTCCCAGGAAATAGGTTTGGAGAAGACCTCCCGCTCCAGCCAAAGGTCATAGTTCATTTGGAAGTCCTCGGGCAGGTCCACTCGCTGTCCCAGGACGCTCTGCAGACAGTTGTCCACAGGCAGGAAGTCCGGATTGCTGTGGCTCTTGTCGTAGCGGCGGCTGTTGAAACGTTCAATGTTGGCCCGCAGAGCGCACTCCTCAGCCTGGAAGTCCCAGGGACGAGCATCCAGATCTGCACCAGGAGAGACAGCAAATCATATTAAGCGTCTGCTCTGAGTATAAATACACATGGACTGTTTCATTATCATCCAATTAATctcatgtttattttctctgctgttttctgagGTGTGATGTATTGATCACTCACCATTTCCATAAGCCCAGTCATCATTGAGTCGGTGTCGGACCTTTTGATAGATGGCAGACATGGTCTTCATGTTGCTCTTCCTCCACTGACGTCCCAGGTATTTGGTCTGCACCTTGAGCAGCTTGAGGACATAGAGCTGCATCATGGCCTGCTTGACCTTCAGCGCCCTCTTCAGGATGGGAGCTGACTTAAAAACCACCAACATCTGGGAGAGAAATGATCCATGTTGAGAGCCATacctttaaatgttttatatatgaTTTATCTGTGACGTGAAGTGCTCTCACCATTGTTCTGGAGTGTTTCCACTTGGTGAGTTTGTTGAGGATCCTCAGCAGGTTGATGCAGGAAAACAAATTCCTCCAGCAAAACTGATTGTtgtctcctgcttcctgagAAGTTTGACATGAGCAGTCAATGCAACAGTTGACGACATGACAAGACAGTGGCAACTGCAGAACAGAATTAAACTCACCAGACTCTCTGCTGTTAACTCCGGGAGCTCATGCACAACACAGTATGGAAAGTCAAGGACTGAAAtgctacaggagagaaaattgAGAGCAGTGAAATAAATGCAATTTCTGTACAGTTAACAGACATTTATTATGAATATATGAGTCATGATTTTTGTTATTAAAAGAGGCCCTGACAGTACCTATTCTTAGCTATGATATAAGACATGATGTTCTGGTTGAAGAACTTCAGAATGAGAGGGATGCAGTTGGCGAACACCAGGTGTTGAGCCATGTACTCAAACTGTGAACAAATACATACAGTGTTCAGTTAAAAAGGAGAAGAACTGCTTCAACATGCTCAAGTATTTGGGGGGAAGTATCTAATACAGACGCATGGAACACCAAGCTGTGAGTGTGATGTCCATACCTGGTAGATGTGGTTCAGTTTGAAGTGTttgagaagcagcagcaggattgCAGAGATGGCCTTTACGATGATCTCCTTGTGTCGATTGACATCTACACCAAGTTTCATGCTTTGCAGCACTGTGGTCctgcagaggcagacagaggaaatgagaagcTCTTCAAGAAGCCTCACAGCAAAAATCtaggtcaggtcaggtcaggtcagttAAACTCCAGTCTTTACTGTTCAGAGTGAATTTAAAAACCCATTAAAACCTGCAAATCAGAACCTTGGCTATACAATCATGGACTATTCTTTGGTGTGGTTACATGCCTACACTGTGAACATGTCTTTTTATAGTTACCccctgttctgctgctgtttaataAAGAGAGTAggtcaaatgttttcagctcaaataATCAGCTGATAGAATAACCACAGTACTTTTTATATAATCATGTTTGAAACAAACTCCAGTAACGTGAGTTATATACCAACATTCACGTCACAAAGTAAAGCAGATACCAGTAAACCCTCCCCATCATCACTTACGGCATCTCCTCCGGCAGCACGTCTGCTAGGATGTTGATGGAGTCTGTTTTGGCTTTGGAGGTCGGCGCAGCTGCGAGCAGGATCTTCAGCAGAGCAATCTAATATTAAAGGAGAGACGCCATGTATCAGTTACAATAGCGGTTCACGCCTGCTTCTGAGGGGCTAGATCAGCAGTCAGATGTCCTAACAACCATCTTGTTATGTGAACTGTGTTCCAGGAATCCACATCCTTCTGTCGACTTTATCTTAATAATATTAGTGAAAGACTGACAGCTGTGTGCACCAAGTCTTCTCAGTGGTCAGAGTGTGGTATGTTGACTGTTGGGGAGTGACGCTGGGTTGATCTCTGGAGAGAATATTAATTATAAAGTTGAAGGGCACACAGCCAGGTCATCATGACTAGGTACTaattaatgaaaaactgaagcCTGAAAAACAGGACAGGCATTgacttaaaatgtaaattttaaaGGACAAGCTATTGTGTTTGTTAGCATTATGAAATTTTGCTCGGGTCTGGGTCTAGAAATACCCTAGAGATCCATGCAGAGGAAATGACTGCCACCACCCAGAGAAGGCTACAAAATATTGTAACACATCTTCCTTCTTCACCTGAGAAAACtcagtttgcttgttttatgTGTTGGTGCAAATAAATCTATATGGATTGACGGACACTCAGTCTCTGTCGTCTATCTGTCTGACCTAACAACAGCCGTCATTATCAGCAAGGGTTGTGGTACCTCACGCCTCATCTGATTCTGTATTAGTAAATTTAACTTAATGATTTGAATACTCAACTtcaacaaaaggaaaaaagaagatccaccacagtaaataataaatactagGTGAAGTAATGAACTGTACTGAGTGATCCACATTAGCAGAAAATAATCTGTCATTGAAAAGTCCCCAGCCCCAGACACTGACCATGTATTGAGGCAAACTGGGCAGAATTCCCTGATAGAGCAGCTCAGTGGCAcacatctccacctcctcttcacCCTGAAGATgataaagcagaaaacaaacaacataaaggACACTAATTTTATCACGAAACAAAGGATAAAGAGTTTATTCTACCATATGTGAAGTCAGTGTACTACACTGCTTCTTTAGAAACACGTGCGTTTTACTACATATTACCAAAATGTTAGATGGAGTGAATGATTTTTGTTTCCACTTACACCAGACAGAGGGGTTTTCTgaaactcctcctcctttgcAATCTGTATCTCAGCTATGGAGACGTACTTGTGCTGGGAAAAATAGGGTGATAAATTTAAGTCCAGGAGCACGATAGCCATGTAAAACTCTTTAGATATTCtctgaaatactgtaaaaaaaaataaataaataaaaataatgcaatACCTGCTTTAACGTCTTTATGCTCTCATGAATCGGCCTGGGCAAGCCAACAACTGTATCTGTATCACTGCAAGACATGCACAAAAATAACTCTgctttaattcattatttaagcACATACATAATATAGTGTGAGggtatttttgttcagtgtacAGTGTATGATCTGTTACGTCACTTTTGTTGTGGCCAACGAAAGGCAAACTTACCTTCCAAGAGTGTAACCAATGAATTTACTTCTACTTGACTCCAGGAAATTTTCAATGTCCTTTTCTCTGATggagcaaagacaaaaacaaagcaggacTTAAACTGATAATCTTTAAATGTTTATTCTAGATTCTTCAAATTATTACAAATACAGTATTACTGACAAGTCAGACTGAACAGTACCTGACTTTAGGAGCCCACGGCAGACCTTTGGGGAAGGACACCCTCTCTGATGGAGGGTGAGGAATAGGTGGAGGCATCACCTCGTCCCTCTCTAGCGGGAAAGTCTCTGTCTCTATAGAGTTGTCGTTGTCATCATTGTCGTCCTCATCTTCACGGGAGTCATCAGCCTTGTACGGGTCCTTTTCATTGAATGCGTCCAGGTTGTCCTGTTTGATGAGCGCCTGTGGaacaaacaaggaaacaatAAAGACACTGTGTTGCgcatgtgaaagaaaacaagttttaCTTGTACCTTTAACCCACAATATGTTTGGTGCGAGAGCAGGAATCAGCAGTGATGACTACCTTGTGTTCACGCCGTGCTCGTTTTTGCTGCTGCTCTATGAGGTCAGATGCAGATGCAGGAGGAGAGGCCGCCCTCATACTGCGTATAACTCGGATGCTGTCCTCCGGCAGAGGAGGGAGACCCAGCTCCTCGCGCTTTCGAACCTTTATGGTTTGGAGCTGCTCAAACCCTCCGAGTGTAAACTGAAACAGGACAGGAGGTGGATTTTAATGTGTCTGCTGTAGGATAATGTTGGGGAATTTAAATCATGAGCTACAGATGTCCATCTCTTACCAGTATGCTCTTCCACAACAACAGTAACACCTTCTTCATTGGGAAGTGGGGGGCATGACCACTGCAGAACTTGGTAACCATACCAAAGAGCATGACAGAAATGGGCTCGTTGTTGAACAGAGGAGATCCTGGATTAAAGAAGCCAGAGTGGAATTAGTTGACATGGCCGATTCTGTTAATGTCCATAACACAACGGCAGCCTTTCATACTGTGATAAAAATGTACCCAGTTCTGCTCTGAAGGTTTCCCTGATGATTTTCCATTCAGGCCTGTCAGCCGGGTCATCCTGTTGGATTGTTTCAACCATCAGATACATTATGTTGAGCAGCACTCTGAGATCTGTGCTATCTGCAAGGGAAATGGCTGGTTTTCTCACAGCACTACTACAGGCAGCACTGttactgaaagacaaaaaacgGATGATATAATATTAGATTCTCCACACAAAAATTTTTCCCTCTTAGATAGAATTAGATAGCATTTCTACAGGTCACTTAGAAGCCTTTAAAGCAACAGTTCATCATCTCGCTCTACATTAGCTTTGAGGACTCTGACAGAGTCAAGCTGGCCCAGTCCCCAACAACAGCTGCCATAAGCAACTAAGGTTGTAAAGATATGATGTAGAGAGTCATAACACAGGGGACTTCAGCTCCAGGATAGACTGTCTTCCCGTCAGATTTGGGTGGCATTACAAAGTGTTAACTTATATTACTCATCTCTACTCTCCTGAAACTTCTTCCATCATGAGTAACCCAGCTCACAAGATTTCTGTCACAGTTGATACACATTTTTTGGTAATTAGTTTCACCTTTTTCAACTTTTTGACTGACTGTCATACATTTAAGATGTAGCACTTCTGAATgtcaaataatattttataatctTCTAATATTTTTATAGCTATTTTAAATTCAGGTTTACTCCTGCAAGGCCAGAAAACTGAACATACTCAATCTCCATGTTGAGCAGCTCCACCAGAGCAGAGAAGGTCCCCA of Lates calcarifer isolate ASB-BC8 linkage group LG12, TLL_Latcal_v3, whole genome shotgun sequence contains these proteins:
- the strip1 gene encoding striatin-interacting protein 1 homolog, which encodes MDVGGNGGGLPVNNKQRAMLPNKSRGEFTRNPRKDSEGMSESPDLEFEYADTDKWAAELSELYSYTEGPEFALNRKCFEEEFRAHVSDKKWTELDAAQHRAHAMRLLDGLEVIAREKRLKVARAILYMAQGTFAECSSEVEVQHWMRYNIFLLLDVGTFSALVELLNMEIDNSAACSSAVRKPAISLADSTDLRVLLNIMYLMVETIQQDDPADRPEWKIIRETFRAELGSPLFNNEPISVMLFGMVTKFCSGHAPHFPMKKVLLLLWKSILFTLGGFEQLQTIKVRKREELGLPPLPEDSIRVIRSMRAASPPASASDLIEQQQKRARREHKALIKQDNLDAFNEKDPYKADDSREDEDDNDDNDNSIETETFPLERDEVMPPPIPHPPSERVSFPKGLPWAPKVREKDIENFLESSRSKFIGYTLGSDTDTVVGLPRPIHESIKTLKQHKYVSIAEIQIAKEEEFQKTPLSGGEEEVEMCATELLYQGILPSLPQYMIALLKILLAAAPTSKAKTDSINILADVLPEEMPTTVLQSMKLGVDVNRHKEIIVKAISAILLLLLKHFKLNHIYQFEYMAQHLVFANCIPLILKFFNQNIMSYIIAKNSISVLDFPYCVVHELPELTAESLEAGDNNQFCWRNLFSCINLLRILNKLTKWKHSRTMMLVVFKSAPILKRALKVKQAMMQLYVLKLLKVQTKYLGRQWRKSNMKTMSAIYQKVRHRLNDDWAYGNDLDARPWDFQAEECALRANIERFNSRRYDKSHSNPDFLPVDNCLQSVLGQRVDLPEDFQMNYDLWLEREVFSKPISWEELLQ